From a region of the Primulina eburnea isolate SZY01 chromosome 7, ASM2296580v1, whole genome shotgun sequence genome:
- the LOC140837403 gene encoding subtilisin-like protease SBT3.9 produces the protein MQKIHDFLPKQILLLFLFLVSTMAADSASSEAKVHIVYTEKPEGQEPEEYHIKTLTSVLGSEDAAKEALVYSYKHAASGFSAKLTPEQVSQLSKHPGVLQVVPSRKLELHSEHGNTRA, from the exons ATGCAGAAAATTCACGATTTTCTCCCAAAGCAAATATTGCTGCTGTTCTTGTTCCTGGTATCAACCATGGCCGCTGATTCAGCTTCTTCTGAAGCCAAAGTTCACATAGTTTACACCGAAAAACCTGAAGGCCAGGAGCCTGAAGAGTATCATATCAAGACCCTCACCTCTGTTCTCGGCAG TGAGGATGCTGCAAAGGAGGCTTTGGTGTACAGTTACAAGCATGCAGCCAGTGGGTTCTCAGCTAAGTTAACTCCTGAACAAGTCTCTCAGCTTTCAA AACATCCGGGAGTGCTTCAAGTCGTCCCTAGTCGAAAACTCGAGCTTCATTCTGAACATGGGAACACTCGCGCTTGA
- the LOC140837402 gene encoding uncharacterized membrane protein At4g09580-like gives MAAQRGLVVDTGVRILDVDEGKNPESPTGKNFKADKFPLSRWESAVALGVFLLFSIGLMCLYLTMPAAEYEMLKLPRTLADLRLLKDHLANYAGEYPAKFILVYCSTYIFMQTFMIPGTIFMSLLAGALFGVIRGLFLVVFNATAGASSCYFLSKLIGRPIVNWLWPDKLRYFQAEIAKRKDKLLNYMLFLRVTPTLPNLFINLASPIVDIPFHVFFLATVIGIIPASYITVRAGLALGDLKSVKDLYDVKTLFVLFLIGSILLLPAILKRKRVYE, from the exons ATGGCGGCGCAGAGGGGCCTGGTGGTGGACACCGGGGTGCGGATATTGGATGTGGATGAGGGGAAGAATCCGGAGTCCCCGACGGGGAAGAATTTCAAGGCAGACAAATTTCCGCTTTCGCGATGGGAATCTGCGGTGGCTTTGGGGGTGTTTTTGCTGTTTTCAATCGGGTTGATGTGCTTATACCTGACCATGCCTGCGGCGGAGTACGAGATGCTCAAGCTGCCTCGTACCCTTGCTGATCTTCGCTTGCTCAA GGACCATCTTGCAAACTATGCTGGAGAGTACCCTGCAAAGTTCATCCTTGTTTACTGTTCGACATATATATTCATGCAGACATTTATGATTCCGGGGACAATATTCATGTCCTTGCTAGCTGGAGCACTATTTGGTGTTATTAGAGGGCTTTTCTTGGTTGTTTTTAACGCCACAGCTGGTGCATCCTCATGCTATTTTCTATCCAAACTGATTGGCCGGCCTATTGTTAACTGGTTGTGGCCTGACAAACTGAGATATTTTCAAGCTGAg ATAGCTAAGCGGAAAGATAAGTTGCTCAATTACATGCTCTTTTTGAGAGTGACGCCGACACTTCCGAATCTCTTTATTAATTTGGCATCACCGATTGTGGATATACCATTTCATGTTTTCTTTCTGGCTACAGTCATTGGTATTATTCCAGCCTCGTATATCACCGTCCGA GCTGGACTAGCACTTGGCGATCTCAAATCAGTGAAAGATCTATACGATGTTAAGACCTTGTTCGTTCTTTTCCTTATTGGGTCAATTTTGTTGCTTCCTGCTATATTGAAGAGGAAGCGGGTATACGAATAG